The genomic DNA GCACTCGCCCTTGGGATTAGGTGACAAAGGGAGGGTGGGGTGAGTCATGGGTGACGTGGGCTGAGGCTACGGAGTATCTTGGTGCTGACCACTACCTGGTCAGCTCCGATTCGACTCGGATGCAGGAAGCCGCTGACTCGCTCGACTATATAATTGACATTGTGCCTGTGCTTCACCCTCATGAGCCTTACCTTTCTCTGTTGAGGCTCGACGGAAAGTTGATATTGATGGGTGTCATCAATACCCTTATGCAGTTTTTCACCCCGGTCGTTATGCTTggtgactctctctctctataattGCAGAAAATTTAggcaaagattgaatttttttttctgggtatATGATTTCCGACAGTGTTTAGTATGTTTGATTGGTAAAAGTAGTTGTGAAAGGTGTAAAATTCTGCtctgattgttttttttttttttttttctcttgagaATTAAAGTGAAAGGTTGGAAAAATTTGTTTTCTCTGAAATTTCGATTGCATTTATGGTTGCTAATTGTGGGTGCTCTGTTTTTGTTCTGCTTTAATAGGGAGAAAGACAATCTTTGTAGTCAGTGGCGAATTTTCTGTGGGGGCGACCTGGGGGCGggaattaaaaaaacatttcttaactcagtttttaatttttggtttgttgCGCCTCTGGTATTTTTACCCTTCACTCAGTTCATTGTGCAGCGTGctgttaatttttaattgtttgatgtCCTTAAGGAAACAGAGGAGATGCTTGAGTTCTGCAAAGAGAAGGGCCTGAGTTCCATGATTGAAGTTGTGAAGATGGATTATGTTAACAGAGCCCTTGAAAGGTTGGAGAAGAATGATCTAAGATACAAAGATGAAAACCAAAACACCGAAGACAGGAAGCAATCTTGATCAGAGAAAACCAACACACCCAACACAAGCCAAGCCCTATACTGTAATTTCACCCATTTCCAGAAGGGGGGGCGCGCACTGTACAAGCGCCCTGCGCCCTCTTCTGGAAGAGCCCTGCTATGCGGCTGCCTAGCGTCagaaatgtattaaaaaaaaatttgtcattttttttagttaaatttttatgagttaatatttaatttttaatgcctcaaaacttgtttttggattcaaactAAAATCTAGGGGTGAAAGGTTACCCATTTAGGGATTGTATCACCCGAAAGGGAtgcgatcatcctaaatttggtgctaatacttTAAATTTAGTactaatatctcaaatttggatttccctttaatatctctcttctcaattaaaaaaaaaaaaaaaattagccacGTCAAACTTTGGTAAACATTGGGATGACCCCAGGTTGCCGAAAATCTCTACTCTTTCTAGAAATGGGTGCTCGCACATTGTGTCGCGCGCCCTCACAAAGCGTTTAGAAACACTTTTACTAAAATACTCCTAATTGGAGGTGCTTTTTACTATACAAGGGTATCAAAATTTGAATCAAGTCGGTATGAATAGAATCACTTGCCAAGTGCCCCCTATTCAAGTGTTCAAAACTGTTTGGGGACGTTTTTAGGCCTAAAACGCCCCCACAAAGAATGTCATTAGAGTcacattttttttgtaatagaACTGATGGAAAAGTTTATAGGATTgctttgaattaaagatactatattttcatctccattgtatttggtgtttttacATGCATGATAAGGCAAATGTCCATTAAAAGCTGTAAAAATGAGTTTTACATCACATCTTGATAGAAGAAGCTTTCAatttggtatgccaaccaaaatgcttcCGCCGAAGACTctgaaaataatatccataaaatctatcttaaagagaaatttcttgtttctttgttctTCGACAAAGATTTGTATTTCCTATTGGAAAAGGCTTTCTCCCAATGCTACatgtgattacccaacgtaTTGAGGTTATTTCGATTGATGATATGTTTTactctttgatacatcaaaATAACATACATGCAACATCTGAGTCCACAATTTCctcaggatttagaatcaaagtcttaAGTAgtctttaagaaattattttctttccttataGACAATAGCTTTTGTGGAAAGACAATTCCTTTGTCCATTCAGCGCCTCAGGGTCTCAACACATACACATAAATCTGAGGTCACTGCTTCGCTTGATCAAATTAGATCACCAAAATTCAATGTGTAATAATCTTTCTCAAAATAGAATGCCACAGTTTCATTTacgaaatttatttgtttaaggaTACAAAGATTATGAACTAAGACATTGTGTGATAACCAAGTTACTCATACtcatagccatattcaatgtaatcctaagacatttcacatgcataataaatataatgaactttggtaataagcatgtaaaaaaCATTTTGATATGCCAAATTCTCAAATCATTTAACCAGTGAACATATATCATTATAAACATTGAATGCGCATAGATATTAAATTATTGGGATTTAGGATAAAATCCCCAGCCGTATTTGTAAGATATAGTGATTTAATCTAGATCGTAGGATGCTTTTAAGTGAGATCCAATGATTGGATCCATTAATAATATCAACAATAAGATTAATCAAGTTAGTTCTAACCgttgaaataaattaattttttctaccaAATATGACTTAGCGGTCATAattaaacaatatttaattataattatgataTGACAGTCATGattaagtacaatttttttttttttttttgagaaaaatattattaagtaCATGTTAGATAAGTGTGATTGAACAATGAGACTTAAAAGACCATTagtaacaattattttttgttaattacgaaaaaaaaaacatgttttttaatgaatagaCAACTCACGCACAAGTTAGTAAGATTGATTGAAAATGCAATAGCCCACTCATTGTAAGAATTAGGTAATGAAATGTTGCATATGAGCCACACTTTATTGGAAATTTCTTATATACCACTCCACATTTAAGCAAACTACACTTGCCAAACACAAAACAGGTCTACAAGACTACAATCCCACAGCAGCTACACAAGACATCATAGTACAACAAAATAATTACTCCAAATAACACCAACTGATTGCTCTAATGACCATAACAGAATACTCAACACATGAAGAATTGTGCATAGAGAAAGCAAACATAACTCTTTTTAGGACACTAAAACAGTAAATTGCGTtagaaaaactgaaaaacaaacgCCATGAAGAGAGGATGTTACATGCCCACATTCATCGGTCAACACCCAAGGCTAATGTTACATATGCTACTTCCACAGTCTACGTCAGCGTGAGGTTTCTGACCACCAAGCAAGTCATGTTCCGCCTGTTTTTCCAGATTTGATTCATGAGCATTAACCGATGAATGCGTCTTTGTCTTTCTTAATATTCCTTctaattcatttttcaatttctccATATATAGTAGGCCTCTCATCCCCTTCCAATCTTAAGCACATCTTTACAAGTTTAACGACTTCCTTGATTTGCTCCTTATTCCCTTCTTCATCTATATCCTTATTCCCTTCTTCATCCACACCCTTCCCTTCTTCATCCACACCCTTATTCCCTTCTTCATCTATATCCTTATTCCCTTCTTCATCCACACCCTTCCCTTCTTCATCCACACCCTTATTCCCTTCTTCATCCACACCCTTATTCCCTTCTTCACCTATATCATAACCAAGAAGTTCAGACAATAGAATCTCTttcaataaagaaagaaaattattgaaaagaaaatgcataacaacatttcttcttttcttgggcCTAGTGGATGGAGACCTAGTGGATGGAGCTACATCTGTTAGTAGCTCCGCGAGGAccattcttcttttcttggacCTAGTGGATGGAGCTACATCTGTTAGTAGCGCCGCAAGGAccactccaaagctataaacatcactTTTCTTTGTCAATTGGTTCGTCAGTAAATATTCAGGATCCAAGTATCCATGAATTCCTTGCACTACAGTATCTACATCATTTTGATCGTGGGGAACCAATTTTGAAATTCCAAAGTTGGAGATTTTCGCAGTGAAATTATCACCAAGCAGTATGTTTGAGGGCTTGACATCTCCATGAATTATATCTAAAGAGTGTAGATACGATAGTGCATCCGCAGTTTCTACAGCTATTCTTAGATAGGTTTCCCATCGTTTGGTGGATGTGTTGTCTTCACCATGTATATACTCAAAGAGTGTACGTTCTGAGACAAATTCGTAGACTAGCACAGGAACTTCCGTCTCTAAACAACAGCCCAAGAGTTTGACAACATTCTTATGGTCAATTTTAGAGAGTTGAATAATTCCCTTAATGAACTGGTTAGCTTGGTCTGGATCCACTGTCTTGGACTTCTTGATAACAATTGTATTATCTGGTAAAAATCCTTTGTAACCTCCTTTGCCAATGATCCTACGCATGTCATAGTTGTTGATAGCCTCCTTCAACTCTTCAGAAGTAAAGATTTTGGCCTTTTTAGCGGTGGATCGTTGGAGATGCTTTTCTAAGTCTGAACCCCCATTTTGGCGAAAGAAGTTTACTTTAAGCTTAATAGATATTCTTGCCTGGAATTCCAAGTACAGCCACCAGCTACCCCCAAGTGTAGAAGTTAAGCCAATGCCAATCCCTGAACTTGGAAAAGTCGAAACcttatggtcaagatttaaagtttgtgTAATTAATTGCATACATGATATTATCTAAAGTTGTACAAAATGGTAAATTTACTTACCAATGACAACCCCAATAATTGGGGGTGGGACAACCCCAATAATTGGGGGTGGGACATCGTCTACAGGACAACCTTCACCATCTTTACAATCACCACATGTATAATTGCCTGGTATGTTGAAACAGTGCTGGTTCGTGCAATTATGAGTCCCTTCCAAACATTCGTCAATGTCTGCACATCAAGTGAGGAATGCAGGCCAACCACATAGTATAatcataattaatgaaatacaTGCATACATTGAAACGCGAAGGGGGGAAAtaaatgtcataaaaataaagtgatattGAATTCAGGAAACAATTATtgatcttttactttttttcgaTGTATAAATTACCTTGGCAACCCCCAAGGCCTTGGAGGTATGGGTTCCCTCGGTAACCTTGCTTGCACTTGCAACGGTACCCGCCCAGGATATTAATGCATTCAGTAGTAGTATTAATATTCTTACATGCGAAGTTCGGTTCCTTCTGAGCTTTGTCACATGTGAGATTGCCAACTGCCCAATCAAGCACCAATGGAACCGTTTGGTTGGTATAATTTTGGAGATAAGTGGCGGAGAAGTTGAACTGGCCTTTCTCGACAACAAAAGCATAGCCGCAAGGATTGAAGTTCCGAACATTTTCGTGATTATTAAAGCTCTGTACTTGAATACTAATATTTTTGACTCCATACGGAAACCTTAACTCGCAACACCCAACGCCAGAGCAAGACCCATTCCCCACATTGGTAGGGGTAGGGCATTGGGATGAGCACCCAATCTTGAACTCTTCTCCATTTTGGAACCCACTGAGGAATGCGATAGTGTCACAGCCGATAACAGTGAACCTATTTTTGCTGTTGGAAATGGTGTACTGGGGCAACGTGAGGTTCGTGTAATAACTGTTGTTGGATTGGTAACACTCTCGGCCTACCCAATTCATGACAAGAATCTCATGAGTGTCGGTGGATATATTTCTTACACGGATATTACCTATCATTGGTGAATTTGATGTCGAAGAGTTTTCGCATGTGATACGAAAACTTTCATCCAGATAGCAGCCCTCAGTGAAGCCAAATGGGAATGGAATTTCTACATCTCCACAGTGCCTGGGGCAGCCAGGCGTGGGCTTAGTTGGAATACTTgctgttgttgctgctgctgctgccgcCGCCACAATTGCAAATATTATGATCACTACTCCAGGCAGTGCTATTATCTGCAAAAGCTTCCCACTCAACCCCATGCCTTGCTGGAACTTTTTTAACGAGTGTTTTCGATCTTATATTTTGTGTTTAGATCGATAGATGTGCTTTGACAGCCCTAGCTACTACACTCTTCCCTTTTATAAACGCATATGGAACGATCCAAGACCAATTCAGCCGGTAACTTTTATGTCATATAGCAAAAATAACAGGTCCAAAGTATCTTTTACAAGTTGAGTCATTTTCCGAGAAATAACGttacatagagagagagagaaaatgaagataGTCCAATGCTTTTTGTATCCCTATATCTCTCAAACTTTTACAAACATGGCtgtattggcatattgaaaaTTTCCTACTTTATCCAAACAGTGAGTGAATGACAAAGATCTTACTAGGGCAGTGTCTGTGCCCTAGTAAAGATTCGTGAAACGTGCAAAGAGTCCCACAATATTGGAAAAGTAATAGTTAATATATTTTAGTAGATTAAAGTTCATTAGTATTAGTTTAGGTTTTTGAGCAAAATTATCAAACTATTTATCTTTAGCTCCAGTATCTTTTCTGTGAGCTTTGTTTTAGTGCTTTTACTTATTTATGAAGCCATTATAATTGAGAGGATGGGTCAATTTTTGATCCATCTCCTactattttattgtattttctgtgttataattttcattttgattttgttatcGTAgagcatactttttttttatttttttggtgttttaattcCTGTATATGACCCTTTCTCAACCATCCAAGACGACGAATTTTCTGTGGGCCATGCTCACAGAAaattcttgctatttttttattttattttttttctagtaattctttgataataattcaagtttcattcttgctatttttgttttcctctttaattatacttcttttcattttgaaCTACTCCGACAAGAACAAAGATTTTACCATctattagtttatatatataaattaaactaaattcaATGGTCCTATGTTTTTAATCATCTACGTGTGATTGTGTCATTTAGTAAATGTTCAGtacaattaaaaaacaaagtgcATGTTCAATAATGTACCATTGTATAACTTTTAGTATATCTTTTCATTAAAAGAAgcctaatatatattttcacatgAAAAATAAGATGGGaatgtgtttaaattttaaaattaaattataatgaaaatttttgtaatttaacgggaattatgtgctaatatatattaatatattaatatatatacatctcaaCCTTAACTGTCGCTTCTAGCTTCAGAGACGCTAGCTACTGTTTGTAGGgtgatttttgttgttattatgctttttccttgtttaactgactttgtatttttgatatttgctttttatttctgTTATATTTCTTGAGTCTTGTGGGTTTTAGTCTTCCTATTGTGTGTTGTTCTTGTCGTGAAAACTTgtaataccatatatatatatattctctcttttAATGGTTCCTACTTAGGATTTTGTCAATGTTTATCGTATTTTGATTGCTTCCCCGTCTCTAATATCAATCGTCTCCTAGTAGGAAACTGCTTTAGGTAAGGTTAAAGGATATGTTGAGGGTCGCCCATGTCTCCATTCATTGCATTTGGAGTTCGAGTAGGATAGAAAAATCTTACAAAGATTATGCCATTTTCTATGACTTCTGTTTTAGTGCTTTTATCTAGGATTATAGAGTCTTGCAAAGATTTATAACATTTTCTATGACTtctgttttagtgtttttaccGTTTTAGGTGTTTCCTATCGGGAGTACCGGGTTAATTTTTaactcattttttattattttttttaatcttttttatacTCTAATTTTTAGTGTATTAATTCACGCTCCCCTTTCTcgatatttggtttttttttggggggtggggaCTGGGGAGTGAGTAGGAGGGGACCCGGAAGGGATTAATTTCAAATGCACGCCTGGTCGCCTcattgtatcattactcttttttcAAATGCTCTTCGTCATCCAAGATGACGATTTTCTGTGGGCGATGCTCGCGTCACCATCCAGCGTAGTACACGTTTTTAAATTGACGTAAAGGCGATTTTTGCTTGACGCACTTacccaaagaaaaaacatacTTAAAGAAAGGCGTGGTGGCATGACCCAAAAAATAGTCATCACCTATTAAATCACATCAACTTTTATAAAGTAGCTTTTCTAAGTTTCAGCTCATTTACTAGGTCTACTGATGTCGAAATTTCAGCTCAAAAAGAGGGAAAATTGGGCACGCCAACACTTGACCATTTTTTTactgaaatgaaatgaatagacAAACACGCCGAAACGTAATGAATGCTCTGTCAATTATGGACCCCATAATGAATTAAGTGATTGTAGACTCACTCATTGAGTCTCTTAATGATGTTGGATTCAGaatatttcagatttttttaaaatatgagatttttatattttaaaatttgaccCCTTTActttatttaatgatttaaatagatgtaaaaatttgttttatcaagataaataaatttgacatattaaaatttaaaattaattagttcagtaacatataaatttttgtatttatttaaacaattaGATTAAAGGAAATGTTCATTAATTATCTACCAATTTCAGTCTAGCTAGGCTCGATAGCTAGCCGCCCACTTCCGTACGAGTTATGACCCATTCAATTATTCAAATACATATACAATTTACCATATATTTCTTCTTGCCACTCCAAATTTGATCAATTTacaataaatttattgtgatttaaaaatattttgagagcTCCCATTTTTATGgtttgcaaaaataataaataaattgcatcTATCAACTTGCACATCTTTCCAGGTTTCAGTGTTTCACGTGCCTTTCAATTATTGCAGAATCCAATGCTTTTTCCTATATCTCTCAAGCTAGGGTTGATAGgcatttaacattttttttctttcaaattttctttttgatttggactctacatttatttttaaaaaaataataatatttatttatttatttattgaatggactaaattattttaaaaaaaaacaaattaaaaaaaaaaattgaaatgtctAGCTATTGTCCCTCTAAAACTTATACAAACTGTATTGCCATATTCAAAATGTCTTACTTTATTCGGACAATGAGGGACCACTGATCAGAGAGATCTTATCACGAGGGTTGGTTTAGATAATTATGCTTGTTACAGGGATATTACCTATCATTGGTTTTTCAGAGTGACAAGTGATACTaccttgtttgggaagcaagattttccaactcaaactgaaattttttctaaattcatgtttggcaattttttaaactcaattcaactcaactcaaaaaaatttaacttaactcaaaaattttcatccaaattaataaaaattataaataaagattgaaaaaataaataaataaatttagggtagccgaaacaccccaggtggtggttgggccaccccaagcccaactggggtggtccgaccaccccttaatattttattatttttgtaaacttcttattattatttttttaattaaatttcaaatatatagaatattttattattatttctatcaatgtgacatatgtttcatttatggccTTAAGATATCTCTCAagagagatcctaattattaattgacatattttctaattatttgacATATTTTCAACTATTATAGAGTTGGCTCGGttgcctttattttattttattttttttgtaacttttCCCTCTCCCCTCTTTCCCgcattgaatgaaaaaaaaaaaaaaaaaaggggtggggGGTGGTGGGGGGTAtgagcatttttaaaaaaataataataataataatttgaactttgctagtattattttttatattagcttagatttatcttctttttaaagttggaatgctttgaaaTGATGGTAATGTGCAATGTGCAAATTTTAGAGTATACATTTTAGGCAAAGTAGTTGCTACTTGCTTCTCGTCTCGTATTTCAAAGCATTTTCATGAGATATCTCATTCTCTTTTCCATTTAAATAAGAGTAGGAAAATCTCACTTTGTAACAACCATTTTTCCTACGTCAATTAGAAGATCGTACTTTAACTAACATAAGTATGCTAATCTTTGCAAGCAGATTGtacttttttttccctttctaatAAGCAGATCATTTTATGTTGATATCTCATGCTTTGGTTTAGAAACAATAAGTTTAACTCCTCTTGTATCCCCCTCCCACGTTCCTGTATtgtatttgaataaataaaataaaattataaaaaataaataaataaaaagtggaaCCCCTCCAGTGAATTCAGAGCTACATGGCCTAAAAGAATTTCTTTACTAACACATGCCAGCTGGTTCTAAAATGAGTCCCTTTTGTGATCCAAAGTACTAATATcgcctattatatatatacaaccttTCGAGTAATGCCGTTATGGAGAGAATCCGTTTTTTAAAGTGTCAATTATGCTACATAGATTTAATTTAAGGGTGAATTAAATTAAGctggaagagaaatgataggattataaaatattttacaaaataattttattgtccTATAATGATTGAAAACgagttaaatttatattttaaaaaatttaatcatattttaaaaaaaaaaaaaaaattagaagcctAACAATTTTTCAGCTgaaaaggctaaaaaaaaaaaaaattgctaaatagAAAATCTCTTTTTAAACCATGAGATGGTAGAATTTGTAAATGGGTTAAAGtaattccaaaaatatttatgtataatatttatcccacaaaagaaaaggtaagTGTGAAGTGGGAGAGTGTTGTTCTCAAAGTTAGAATTGTCAGAGTCATTCATTTATGAGGACCTCAAAGGGAAGTTGTGGCATTTAAAACTCTCCGCATCCAATTCCCAATGCTCCAATTACCTCACATTTACTCCGATCGACGGATGGACGGATGGATGGGACAGATGTGCTCTGTGCCTGCATTGGTGGTGGCTCAGAAACGACCACCCAATCTATCGTGAttcgtgagagagagagaacacgtAAGCATGCATGTGAAGCTCATAAATGAGACAATTGGGGCTGAGATTTGTGTCGTCTTCATGTGGTCCCCCCCTCTGGCCTCCACGCACATCCATCCCATCCATCCGTCCATCCATCGATCGG from Corylus avellana chromosome ca6, CavTom2PMs-1.0 includes the following:
- the LOC132184942 gene encoding wall-associated receptor kinase 2-like, whose product is MGLSGKLLQIIALPGVVIIIFAIVAAAAAAATTASIPTKPTPGCPRHCGDVEIPFPFGFTEGCYLDESFRITCENSSTSNSPMIGNIRVRNISTDTHEILVMNWVGRECYQSNNSYYTNLTLPQYTISNSKNRFTVIGCDTIAFLSGFQNGEEFKIGCSSQCPTPTNVGNGSCSGVGCCELRFPYGVKNISIQVQSFNNHENVRNFNPCGYAFVVEKGQFNFSATYLQNYTNQTVPLVLDWAVGNLTCDKAQKEPNFACKNINTTTECINILGGYRCKCKQGYRGNPYLQGLGGCQDIDECLEGTHNCTNQHCFNIPGNYTCGDCKDGEGCPVDDVPPPIIGVVPPPIIGVVIGIGIGLTSTLGGSWWLYLEFQARISIKLKVNFFRQNGGSDLEKHLQRSTAKKAKIFTSEELKEAINNYDMRRIIGKGGYKGFLPDNTIVIKKSKTVDPDQANQFIKGIIQLSKIDHKNVVKLLGCCLETEVPVLVYEFVSERTLFEYIHGEDNTSTKRWETYLRIAVETADALSYLHSLDIIHGDVKPSNILLGDNFTAKISNFGISKLVPHDQNDVDTVVQGIHGYLDPEYLLTNQLTKKSDVYSFGVVLAALLTDVAPSTRSKKRRMVLAELLTDVAPSTRSPSTRPKKRRNVVMHFLFNNFLSLLKEILLSELLGYDIGEEGNKGVDEEGNKGVDEEGKGVDEEGNKDIDEEGNKGVDEEGKGVDEEGNKDIDEEGNKEQIKEVVKLVKMCLRLEGDERPTIYGEIEK